A region of the Echeneis naucrates chromosome 22, fEcheNa1.1, whole genome shotgun sequence genome:
CCAAAAACCTAAGATAAATTACTTGGCAATAAAGAATTTGTGAGTCTGATTCTGACTGAgactggacagactgagacggGGGGGGGTGTCTCTGACCTCAAACATACACTGAACTGAACCAAAACCATGACCGAAAAACACTACCTGCCTCACATACGCTGTTTTACATCGCTCACTATCACCTGGCAGAGAGGGGTAATTAGTCCAGGGGGCCAAATTTAAggtaagaaaaaacaaatctataGAAATTCGACGTCTGGTTACGTAAAGACGAATTCGGCCCCGCCCCCTGCCACCGCCTCCTCCAATCACGAAGTAGGCGTCAGTCCACCGCACGGTGTCATTGGGTCAAAGTTTCTCTGTCATTATTTCAGCCgtataaataataacaatcGGATTTTGCGGGGCCGGTAAGTGTCGGGGGTTCCTCCCGGACGACGGAGGCTTCCTGTCAGCCTGAAGGGGAACGCAGCGGCATCATGTCGGTCGACAGCGTGTTCAGGACCCGCTCTCTCGGAGTGGCCGCCGAGGGTCTGCCCGACCAGTACGCCGACGGCCAAGCGGCCAAAGTGTGGCAGCTGTATATCGGAGACACGAAGAGCCGGACGCAGGAGTACAAAAGCTGGGTGGTGTCCCTGCTGAGGGAGCAAGGAGTCCGGAAGGTGCTGGATGTCGCCTGCGGAACCGGGTAAATAAATGTCAGGCCGGCTCAGCCGTTCTCCTCCGCAGGGTTAAGCGAACGCCTCACCGAATTCCATTTACAGTTACGTCCCTTTAAAACATAAcccgctgcagcagcagacagcacaCGTCCGGACAGAGCCGCCGTGGTCCCTCTGAATGGCCACCGTCCGCTCTTTCATTCGGCTTTGGCCCCTTACTTTCGGGTGCACATGTATGTGGTGAATGGAGAATGTGATGCAACCAGGTTTAGAAGTTGCATAGCATGCACAGGCTAACGTGTGCGTGTATAAACCTCCAAAACGAAACGCCCTCTCGTTTTGAAACAAGTCTGCAAATTTTATATGGCTGCTATGCTTACCGTTCAGGTTTGTAAAATGGTGTGAACAGGCTTAAAATAGGTACAAGAAacttttggattaaaaaaaaaaaaaaatccagagttGAAATGTCTCAATATTTAATTTGGCCAAACAGAAGTTGTGATAATtcattgaatttattttaaagtgtggAAAAAGTGTGGTGAGTTTGGAATCTGCAGGTAAAGAGTGgcctctcttctgtttttgacTGGAATTCCAGACAGTTGTCCGCGTTCACCTCTGAACAAAATCTGGATTAAGGCAGAGAACAGTGAAAGAAAGTGCAGAGTTGCACAAGCCTCTGTACCACTCCGTGACCCCAGCACCAGCCTGCCGCTGGTTTTTCATGTTAAATCGAAAAGAAAGCTgaaccattttttatttatttatttttttttaaatcgcaCCCCTGTTTATCCACATTGTTAGCGTTGATCTTGTGTTGTTGACAGAATGTGCAGGACTCAGTGGATGATGAGCCGGTGCTGGGTTGCTCCAGTGAGTTTTGACTAGTTCCCCTGTAGTCTGTTTGCTTCCACAGATAATGTAGCTGGGAACTGGGACAGCAACAAGGCCAACAACTGATGGCAGACGAGAAGACCTGAATACTAAGCCACTCAAATAACCACCTCACTCCATCTTTTTATCCAGGAGAAATGCTGCAGAAGAGACCATGTTATCATTTCGCACAAGGttttacacaaacaaagtaTTGACCCCTTAGctaattattattcattcattcatacattcattcagtcatcttctaccagttatccatttctgggtcacgggggtgctggagccaatcccagcttgcgttaggtgagggcggggtacaccctggacaggtcaccagtccatcacagggccaacacacagagacagacagagaccaacaaccactcacactcacactcagacctacagacagtttagagtcaccagttaacccaaacatgttgtttggacggtgggaggaaaccggagtactggaggaaacccacataggcaCAGGGGGAACATGCACACTACACAGAATCCATGTCCTACTTGTTTTGGGGCatcagcgctaaccactattccacaGTCCTAATTACTATCAACCTCTAATTACCATATTCAAAACCTTCAATCGTAGATACTGCAAACATTGTAAAGCTTCTTATCTCACAGAGCAGAGGGGCCTCGGATGTGTACATCCAGGATGAGGAAAATGAGCTCCTTGACTTTGACCCCATTCCCTATTTCACGAGCAGGACCATCTGGGGCGACGTAAACACGAACATTGTGGACTGAGGTTGCAAACTGCCCTGCTATTTTTGGCTTTCAAAGTGTACATGTGACTCTCCACTTTTTCTGTCACTCCAGTTGGTGGCGACCTATGCAAGATAGGAGGAACCAAGACTGTGATTTGCAGTATCATCTATGTTTAATCACCATGACTTGCAGACTTCTAGGCCTGAATcatagatgttttttttgtgtgtgtgtgtgtgtgtcttttgtttttgtgttttgtttttttttgcctgtttgttttgcatCAAGATTTATGACGCACAACTGCAAATGAAAGAGAATTGGTAAAAGCCACTCCCTGAAACTTAAGCACAAGGTTTAAACGGACCATATGTGAGTTAATGTTCATACGCTGTCAGAAGTTGTATATTATCCAGCTGATGTTAAAAATTGTAGTGCACTACAAATTTTAAAGGCCACTgtcctgtttttggtttttttttttaaactttaacagttttattttattgtattttggcTGGGAATCATGCATTCTGTCCACCAGCTATAGCAGTAATACCTGTTTAAACAATGAAGGGCACAGTCTGTAACACTGTAACACATCTCTCGTCACTAATCAAACAAAAAGTgtgtaattaaaaattaaactgcCGGAAATAGCTGAATGTGTTCTTATCCAGATCTGGATTAACCAGTTTGACGTGGAAGATttaagacttaaaaaaaaaaaaaaaaaaagctcacttATTGAAAGGCACCACATGACCATACTTTTCAcctgaatgtaaaaaaacacTGATACTTAATCAACGATGAAATCACTTTTTGGTAAAGTCATCTTTTCAGTAGAACATATTCAGTGAAATCAGCAGATTGATTGATAAATGGTAAAAATGCCATAATACTCGTCCCACTTTCAGGTAGCACAAACAAGTGATTGTGCAATCATCTAAACTTTCTGATGTTACATTTTTGAGCTACGTAAGAGTTTTCACAGACCATTTATACTTTTTACTTCATAGAGTTGATTCCATTATGTTGGTGGAGGAGGGCTTTAACATGATGAGCGTGGACGCCAGCGACAAAATGCTAAAGTATGCTCTAAAGGCCAGatgggagagaagaaaagagccGGCCTTCGACCAGTGGGgtatgacatttttcattttgttgctaTGGaagtttcatattttaatgttcaaATAATTTTAAGTTACACAGTCTGTTGTCCTAAAAATGTATGATCCTGCTCAAACCTAACCATGAACAGTGAGGTTAAAAAAGTATGTACAACGTGGCAAACCCATTAAATCAGTTGTGCATTCATCATAAAACAAGCGTGGCTTTACTGACCTAACTAGCTGAACTaacatgcagcagaaacagaaaaaaaagtagcttCGCTTCTGATCAGCACTGACCTGAACACAACAACCAGATGAAGCACAGTCCTGTTAAACCAGAAACACATCAGCTCCAATGCGCTCTGGGATGTCAGAGTGAGCTGGGGCCTTCATATAAGTTTAGAAAGACAAATCTACTGAGCTCAGTATCTGACAGTGTTACAGACCAACAGTGCGAGGATGAAAGACAAAACAGGTCGGTTTTATCAGTTTCCCAACAGCTAAGAgcactgactctgtgtgtgtctgctaaAAGACAGGACAACTCGATCTGCTTGACctgcgtttaaaaaaaaacaaaacaaaacaaaaaactatttaaacttGCTAATTTTAGTCTAACAGGCAGATTTTAGAAAAGTGGTGAGCTGGGCATCAAAATGCCTCACTAACCCACTCATTGAATTAAAACATTCCCCCATTGTTGGAAAGCTGCAATGCCAACTTCAAGCTCCAGAGGAAGCTGCTCTCGAAGTGATGAGGACAGACCAGACGCTACACCATCTCACGTCTAGTGTCACAAAGTGATATTACCAGACAGGAAGGACCTctctggttagcatgctaatttcCATAGATAGCGGAATCTAACCTAATATTATAGGTTAGAGTATCAATATGGCTATGCTGATTTCAGcatttaaaacagattttttggCCAAAGCATTGCAGCTTTAAGTGGATAAACTTGAGCTTGACATTTTACATCTAGTGTAGTCTCAAATTCCTGCAGCTGTCCTCAGGTGACATCTTAATTTTTgccctttcctttctttcctatCTGCAGTTATTGAAGAGGCCAACTGGCTGACATTAGCAGAGGATATTCAGAAACCAGAGGACGGCTTTGATGCTGTTATCTGCCTCGGCAACTCATTTGCCCATTTACCAGACTTTAAAGGTAGGTACTGTGAGGGATAAAGTCACGTGactgtcttctgtcttttgttttctttttctttttctttttttttagtgttcaccctctgtcatcttgtttttgaAATTGGTTGGTAAGATGCATATCTATTTGATTATTGATTTAAtggtattttcattttgatggcaAACAGATGTGTCAGCAAAATGTGAACCTTTTTAATTGCTTGTTTGATCCCACCCACATCTGCACCATATGGTGCACCATGCCCCCCATTCACATCTGGGATTCAATGCAGGCTATCTCAACCCAAGCAGGATTTGTCCTTGAACTGATGTTGATGTTATTTTCAGGCTTGACTTCAAGTTTTGTTAGGCATTTttgccacaaaataaaataatagaaaGTACTCAGAGAAAATGTGTTGTCATCCAGTTCAAATCGGACAATCCCACACGACTAAGTGTCCTTTTTCAAgtattatttgattttgtttggaTGGCTACGTTGGACTTGAATTTGCAGTTATGACTGAGCCTTTGTGTTCACAACTACCAAACTTTGCAACAAAACACTTGTTTATGCTTAGAAAATCTCACTATGCACTCCACAATGacgcacaaaaacaacaccCTAACAAATGGGATGTATGACCTTTCTGCTGATTTGTAATTGATCATGTGATCAATGTTGTATTGCTCCAAGGGGACCAGAGTGACCAAAAGTTAGCCCTTCAAAACATTGCCAGTATGGTCAGACCAGGTGGGATCTTCATCATTGACCACCGTAACTATGACTACATCCTGGAGACTGGGCGGGCACCACAGGGCAAGAACATCTACTACAAGGTACTATAGCCAAGCTCATACCAAACATATTGGTTATCATATCCACTGATATTGTCATCCACAGTAAGCTGAGATTTGTATTTTACTCATAGCTAATGCATCATTTTATAACCCATGGATTTCGTTCTTTCCCTCTATCCATGTTC
Encoded here:
- the gnmt gene encoding glycine N-methyltransferase isoform X1, whose protein sequence is MSVDSVFRTRSLGVAAEGLPDQYADGQAAKVWQLYIGDTKSRTQEYKSWVVSLLREQGVRKVLDVACGTGVDSIMLVEEGFNMMSVDASDKMLKYALKARWERRKEPAFDQWVIEEANWLTLAEDIQKPEDGFDAVICLGNSFAHLPDFKGDQSDQKLALQNIASMVRPGGIFIIDHRNYDYILETGRAPQGKNIYYKSDLTQDISTSVLWVNNKPHMITLDYTIQVSQATTQNLPEVSKFRLSYYPHRLESFKGLLYEAFHGKLEHSVYGDFKTYIPGQSQAPCYFIHVCKKKA
- the gnmt gene encoding glycine N-methyltransferase isoform X2; its protein translation is MSVDSVFRTRSLGVAAEGLPDQYADGQAAKVWQLYIGDTKSRTQEYKSWVVSLLREQGVRKVLDVACGTGVDSIMLVEEGFNMMSVDASDKMLKYALKARWERRKEPAFDQWVIEEANWLTLAEDIQKPEDGFDAVICLGNSFAHLPDFKGGIFIIDHRNYDYILETGRAPQGKNIYYKSDLTQDISTSVLWVNNKPHMITLDYTIQVSQATTQNLPEVSKFRLSYYPHRLESFKGLLYEAFHGKLEHSVYGDFKTYIPGQSQAPCYFIHVCKKKA